A window of Lagopus muta isolate bLagMut1 chromosome 14, bLagMut1 primary, whole genome shotgun sequence contains these coding sequences:
- the DOK3 gene encoding docking protein 3 produces MERPVKDGILYVQHCRFGKRTWRKMRAQLFAASPFGVARMEKFDARDEGTVPEASLWRCARRVIRLSDCVSVGPMGTESCPKATAAFYLTTTEKNYVLAAEHRDEWIEQLCQLAFQVKKEAAQSSSTGLQPIPMEENCLYSSWQDLTEFPVLVLRTEAAARCELHGHYVLAALPQSLTLKDAQSQQPLLTWPYPFLRKFGQDQDIFSFEAGRRSDSGEGTFTFSTPRAPELCRAVAAAIACQQQGRESPQLAAQGLGTQPWGPEAEDPQHSPMLGRPQPGSHSASHSSPNLLRFPTVESEAAGPILYASIARGQQPHFGPCPPKPLSEHLYENIFTAQPRPPAEEEQEEEEDGRWELGCRQAPEGHSSEAATPYPARSAPQPHRQRWGPGGSRGDAEEHSRPKAQRTLRAKLVRLLSRDGPGARDWP; encoded by the exons aTGGAGAGACCAGTGAAGGATGGCATCCTCTACGTCCAGCACTGCAGATTTGGAAAG CGGACCTGGAGGAAGATGCGAGCACAGCTTTTTGCTGCCAGCCCCTTTGGTGTGGCCCGCATGGAGAAGTTTGATGCACGGGATGAGGGCACAGTGCCTGAGGCCTCCCTGTGGCGCTGCGCCCGCCGTGTCATCCGCCTGTCTGACTGTGTCTCCGTTGGCCCCATGGGCACTGAGAGCTGCCCCAAAGCCACTGCCGCCTTCTACCTCACCACCACGGAGAAGAACTAtgtgctggcagctgagcaTCGGGATGAGTGGAtcgagcagctctgccagctggcCTTTCAG GTCaaaaaggaagcagcacagagcagcagcaccggGCTGCAGCCCATCCCTATGGAGGAGAACTGCCTCTACTCCTCGTGGCAGGATC TGACAGAGTTCCCAGTGCTGGTGCTGAGGACGGAGGCAGCCGCCCGCTGCGAGCTGCACGGGCACTAcgtgctggcagccctgccccagAGCTTGACGCTGAAGGATGCGCAGtcccagcagcccctgctcacCTGGCCCTACCCGTTCCTCCGCAAATTCGGCCAAGATCAG GACATCTTCTCCTTTGAAGCCGGCCGCCGCAGCGACTCGGGCGAGGGCACCTTCACCTTCAGCACCCCGCGAGCCCCAGAGCTGTGCCGGGCCGTGGCCGCCGCCATCGCCTGTCAGCAGCAGGGCCGGGAGAGCCCCCAGCTGGCAGCCCAAGGTCTTGGCACCCAACCCTGGGGGCCAGAGGCTGAAgacccccagcacagcccaatGCTGGGCCGGCCGCAGCCAGGCTCGCACTCGGCCTCACATTCCTCGCCCAACCTTCTCCGCTTCCCCACCGTGGAATCGGAGGCTGCTGGCCCTATATTGTACGCCTCCATCGCTCGCGGCCAGCAGCCCCACTTCGGGCCGTGCCCGCCCAAGCCGCTCTCCGAGCATCTCTATGAGAACATCTTCACGGCCCAGCCTCGGCCTCCGGCggaggaagagcaggaggaggaggaggacgggcgctgggagctgggctgtcGCCAGGCCCCCGAGGGCCACAGCAGCGAAGCCGCCACCCCCTACCCCGCCCGCagcgccccgcagccccacagGCAGCGCTGGGGGCCGGGGGGAAGCAGAGGCGATGCGGAGGAACACTCCAGGCCTAAGGCTCAGCGCACCCTGCGGGCCAAACTGGTGCGGCTGCTGAGTCGGGACGGCCCCGGCGCGCGGGACTGGCCGTGA